The Betaproteobacteria bacterium genomic sequence CCGGCCGTTTGCTCGTATTCATGACTCGAAGCCTTGCCACGTACTTGGCGGGTTCCCAGTACATGACTTGGCTATCGTTAAGGGAAGTTTCCACAAGCATCGCCGGATAAGGTTTAGCCGCCAAGTTGTCGTAGGGCGAATACGCGCGCATGTACTCGAAGTACGTCCGCTCATGGGGGTTACCCCATTCCTCATACTCACCCGTGGTCAAGGGCAACGTGTCGTCCAGCATGGTGTGGATAACATCGACGAAGGGCACCTCCGCGATGACGGCCTTGAACAATTCCGGCCGAAAATTCGCCACTGCGCACACCAGCAGCCCGCCCGCGCTGCCGCCTTGAATCAGCAATTGGTCCGCCCGGGTATAGCCCTGGGCGATCAACGCTTCCGCGGCGGCGATGAAATCGGTGAATGAGTTACGCTTCTTCAACATGCGGCCATTGTCGTGCCATGCCTTGCCGTACTCCCCCCCGCCGCGCACGTGGGCGATGGCGTAGATGACACCCCGGTCCAGCAACGAGAGCCGCGTGGAACTGAAATGCACGTCGTTGGGAATCCCGTAAGCGCCGTACCCTGTAAGCAGCGCTGGCTGCGGTCCGGCATGGCGTTCTTGCTTCTTGTAGACCATGGAGACCGGAACCAAGGTGCCATCGGAGGCCTTGGCATGGAACAGTTCGGATTGGTATTGCCCGGCGTCGTAACCTCCCAGAACCTCCTGGCGTTTAAGCAGCTTTAGCTCGCGGGTAATCAAATCGCAGTCGTAACCGCTAAGGGGCACCACCAGGGATTCGTATTCGATGCGATACACGGTGCTAGCGAACTCTTCGTTGCCGGCGCCGCGGACCGAGCACGCCGCGTCTGGCATTTCCACCCGCCACGTTTCACGGCTATCGTAAGATTGCACACGCAGTAGCGGGAAACCGCCCTGCCTCTCGTGGAGCACCATATGGCGCGCAAACAGGTCCACGCCTTCCAGCATGACATCGGGCCGGTGAGGAATCAGCTCCGCCCAATTTTCCTTGCTAGGATGCGCTGCTGGCGCGACCACCAAGCGAAAATTCCGGCCCTGGTCATTGCTCACGATGTAGAAGGAGTCACCGGCATGGTCAGCGTAGTATTCGTGATTGTCGCTACGTCCTTCGATCAAGGTCCAAGGCGCGCGCGGGCGTTTAGCGTCCAGGTAACGCACTTCCGACGCGGTCGCACTGGCCGTGGTCAGCACGAGATACGCATCGCTACGCGTGCGCGTGACGGAGACGCTAAAGCGCTCGTCGCTTTCCTCATGGAGAATGCGGTCGCGCCGCCCGCCCAGGACATGACGGTAGATCCGGTAGGCTCGCTTTGCCTTATCCTCCTTGGCGTAGAACAAGTGCTGGTTATCCATGGCCCAGGCCACCGACCGTGTTTTTTCGATGCGCTCCGCCAGCATTTCTCCCGTCGCGAGATTCTTGATGCGCAAGGTGTACTCGCGAAATCCCGTCACGTCGCTGGAGAAAGCCAGCAAGTTTCCACCGGGGCTTATTTTGTAGGCGCCTAGAGCGAAATACTCGTGGCCGGCGGCCAACTCATTTAGGTCAAGCGTGATATGCTCGGGCGCTTCCAGGTCCCGCCATTTGCGGCAATAGATGGGATATTGTTTTCCGGTTTCCGTGCGGGCGTAGTACCACCAAGCGCCCATGCGGTAGGGCACGCCCATGTCCGTCTCCTTGATACGCGCCAGCATCTCCTTATAAAGCGCCCCCTGGAATGGCTGAAAGGGCGCCATGATGGCCTCGGTGTAGGTGTTTTCCGCTTCGAGGTAGGCGCGGACTTCCGGATCGTTTTTACGGTGTAGCCAGCGATATTCGTCGGTCCACGCGCGCTCATGAATTACGACTTCGTGCGCGATACGCTTGGCTACCGGTGGAACAGCAAGCGAGGAAGATGTCATCGAGTAGGTTTGGAGTAAGCGGGCGGGTTTGCTTTCCGGGGCCCGCCAATGTCAAGATAACGGCTGTCCGCGACATCTTAACCCCACCTCACCCCTCCCCCGCATGAACACCCTCACGATCGATGTCATTTCCGATGTGGTCTGCCCTTGGTGTTTTATAGGTAAACGCCACCTCGAAGCGGCCCTGCGCCAGTTCCGCGAGGAGTTCCCGGATTCCGAGGCACCGGAAGTCCGTTGGCTGCCGTTTCAACTCAACCCCCACTTGCCCGTCGAAGGTGTCTCCCGCAAATCGTATTTGGAAGAGAAGTTTGGCGGGCCTGAGCGCGCGCGTGAAATCTACGCGCGTGTGTCGAAAGCCGGCCAAGCGGCTGGCATCGGTTTTGATTTCGACCGGATGACAGTGCAGCCCAATACCCTGGACGCCCACCGCCTCATTCACGCTGCCGCTCCCTTGAAAGTTCAAGACGCCATGGTGGAAACCTTATTCCAGGCCTACTTCCTCGAAGGCGCCGATCTCACCCAAACCCAGACTTTGGATACTCTCGCCCTACGTGCCGGGTTTGGCGCACAAGCGCAGACTTACCTCCATGGTGAGGAGAATCGCAACCTGGTCGCTAGCCTTGACCACCGTGCCCGCCAAATGGGCATTTCCGGCGTCCCCTTCTTCATTTTCAACGGCAGGTACGCCCTCTCCGGCGCCCAGCCACCGGAGGTCATCCTACAGGCGTTGCGGCGAGCGCACGAAGACCCCATCCCAGGGCCCGCGAACTAGCGCGAAAGCTGGTGTTTTTCCCTCTGTTATCCCTAAAGTTTCCTCTTCAAAGACTGATAAGGGACAGCGGAGGAGCACAGCTTGTGGGGGTATTTCCCGGTTTATGACAGGCTTTTGCTAGAGCGTCGATCCCTGCAAGTGTCCAGACATCGCCTTGTTTCACGTTAGAGGTCTGCCTGCTGGATCCACCGTGTAACTCCGCGACGAGGAACCTCTATGGAACTAACTAATTGAGATTTCAGTATTGGCATCGGAATTCCCGCTGACATCATCCAGATGAGCAAGCACGAACCCAGCACCATCACCCATGTTCCGGCAGGGCAGCAAGGGGCCACTCTAAGAGCCGGGGATGCCAACCGCCTGCTGCAAGAGTGCCGTGAGATGGCACAGGAACGCTTGGCAAAATCCCTGACCGCCATGCTCAATAAGATGGAGGAAACCCCATGGAAAATGGCGGAAGCGACCAAGGACAAGGAGATGCAAGATGTTTATCTCCTGGCCGAGGATAAGGCCAAGGCCCAGCGTGCCGCCATCGAGAAGCAATTCAAACAGCGCTTCGATACCGAGTTCGACCGCCGCCTACATAAGCAACCAAAATCCGGCGAAGGTCCTGCGGACTATGACCTGTCGACGATGACCCTAATGGAAGACGAGGACTTGAGCGGGGCGCTCAAGGTCAAGGATCTCTCCACCAAGGCGCGCGGAATGTACAACGAGGAATTGAACGCCCTGGATCAGCGAATCGGCGTCTTGATCAGGGACCCTCAGCTCAAGGGCGAGGACAATCCTCTTAGTCCGGATACGGTCTATGCCGCCTTCAAGCAGGCCTGCGATGAAATCGAGGCGGGGTTGAAGGTAAAGATGGTGATTCTGAACCTCTTCGATGAGCAGGTCCGCACGGAGATGAAAGGGATTTATAAGGACCTCAACTCGCTCCTGGTCAAGAACTCCGTCCTTCCGCAAATTCGCTTCGGATTGGGACGCTCCCAAAGCAGTGCTCCAAACAGAGGCGCGGCCGCCGCGTTAGCCGCGGCGGCCATGGCACCGCCCTCGGCACCACAATCCCCTCCCCTTCATGCGCCCTCTGGTGCCGGAATGGGCCATCCCATGCACGGGGGCGGCGGATTGCATGGTCCGATGCCCGGGGCGGGAGCCGGTGGCGGTATGCCCCACGCCATGCCGGGGGATTACGGGGCGCAAAGTGGCGAAGCTGCCGCGGGCGGTAGCGAACAAGACTTTTTCGGGCTTCTCCAGGGCCTGCTCCTACGCCAATATGGTGGCGGCGCACCGTTAACGGGTTCGGGCGCGGCTCCTACACTCCTCGGCGGGCCGGCTGACTTTGCGGGAGGAGGTGCTGCTCCCGGGGGCCTTCCCAATCAAGGAGTTCAGGGCGGCGTAATGCCCGCCGGTTACCCCAACACGGGGCCTGTTGGCACCGGGATGCCAGGAGGCTATCCAGGTTCAGGCCCTTCCGGCGGCGCGATGTCCACCCACACCGGGCAGCATGCGGGAACGGCCACGGGTCCCGTGCGGATATTGACCGGGGCGGATCTCGTGGGCGCCTTGACGCAAATCCAGCATGGCGATGCTACCGTGATCAAGGGGGCGCCCAATTCACTTGCCGCGGCCATCGCGGCTCCAGGGGCCGTGAATATTCTGCGCGACATCAAGTCGACGCCCTTCGGCCAAGGCATGGGCGAGGCCGACAACATGACGCTGGACATCGTGTCCATGCTCTTCGACCAGATCCTAGACGACAAAAAAATACCGGACGCCATGAAGGTTCTCATCGGGCGTTTGCAGATTCCCATTCTGAAGGTCGCCATCCTCGACAAGAGCTTCTTTCAGACGTAACAACATCCTGCCCGCCGGATGCTCAATACCTTGGGCGAGTTCGGCTTGGGCCTTGGCGCCGATTTTCAGATCACCAACCCGTTATTCAAGCAAGTCGCGGCCATCCTCCAGAAACTCATTCAGGAATTCAAGGACGATCTCTCCTTGTTCGAGCAAACCGAGACCGAACTCGAACGGGTGATCGAATCGGAAGACCGCCGTGCGCAGACCTAGGCCTCGCGCGCGGCGCGGCTCATGGAGCTGCGAGAAAAGCTCGAAATCTCGCGCGCCACCGCGCAAGCCGAGGTAAAGAAACGGGCCGAGGCCGCGCAGATGCCGCAAGCAGTGCTGAAGTTCCTCGCCGAAGAATGGATCAAACTGTTGGTCATGGCCCACGCCAAATAGGGTTCAGAGAGCCCGGCCTGGAAGAGCGCCATCGAGACCATGGATCAATTGAATTGATTTGGAGCGTCTCGCCGAAACCCACTTCCGACGAACGCCGCAAACTCGGCTCGATTTTACCCGTGTTACTCCGGCGCGTGGAAAAAGGGATGCAAATCGTCGGCACGCACGAGGACGTGCGCAAGAAATTCCTCGCGAAGCTGATGCGCTGCCATACCAAGGTGATCAATAGCGCCGCGGACGTACTTCGCAAGGCCGCTCGCGCGAACGCGGCCGCGGCTATCAAGCCGGAATCCGCGCGCACTTCTTCCGCCACCGCGCCCTCCCCTTTGGACACCATCCCGACCCTGTCCGAGGTGATCGATACGCGGCAGCCCGATTCTTCCAGCAAGCCGCCGGTGTAGGCATCGCGGCAAACCCCGGCTCAACGCAGACCGCGCATCCTTCCGATATCGAGTTCGACTCCTTGACCGCGGGTCCTGGCGCAGCGGCGCTGCCATCTGAGTTCGAGGACACAGCCCATGGCGGCAGTCCTGAAACGGACGAGGACACACGCATGGCGGAAACACTACCGCCCTTCAAATCCTTGATCATCAAGAATCCCTTTGGCGAGGGCGAGATCGAAGTGGAAGAAGTCAGCCTGGAGGATCTTCCAGCCTTCTCGCCGGTGCGCGCGGGCCAGGCAGACACAGTCACGTCGCGTTCCGGGGATGAGTACAGCATCAAGGCCGGCGGCATGGCCGTGGGCACGTGGATCGAAATACGTTCCGCCGAGGACGTACGAACGCAAGCGAGTCTGTCCTGGATCAGCCCCCTCAAGGGCACTTATCTGTTCACCAACCGGCACGGCGCCAAGGTGGCGGAATTTTCTCTCTACCAACTGGCGAAGGAAATGCGCCAGGGCGGCTGCGTCATCATGGAAGAGGTGCCGCTGTTCGATCGCGCCATGAGCAGTCTCGTGGGCGCACTGCGCAAGGACGCCCACTAGAATTCTCGGCGCCGGCCGGCGCGCCTATACTCCGGAACCTCTCAATCCGGGCCGCGCTCCTTGAAAACCCATGCGGTAATCCCAAGTCTTAGCGGAGAAATCGTCTCTGCCCACGGCCGTCATTACGTCGTGCAACTAAAGGACGGCAGCGAAATTCAAGCCTATCCCCGCGGCAAGAAGAGTTTGGCCGCCTGCGGTGACCATGTCCTCGTCCAGCGCTCAAGCAACGATCAAGGGGTCATCGAGGCCGTGGATCCGCGCCGAAGCTTGCTGTACCGGTCCGACAAGTACAAGCAGAAACTGATCGCCGCCAACGTGACCCAGTTGGCCGTGGTGGTGGCCTCCACCCCTTCGTTCTACGACGAACTCATCACGCGCTGCCTGGTGGCGGCTTCGCAACAAGGTTTGCGCGCGTTGATCGTACTCAACAAGTGCGACCTCATCGCCGAGAGCACAACAGCCATTCGGCGCCTCCAGGTCTACCTCGACTTGAATTACCGCGTGGCACGGCTTTCGGCCCTCGGAGACGTAGGGCCTCTGCGGCCTTATCTGAAGGGCGAGCGTACCGTGCTCGCAGGCCAATCCGGCATGGGCAAATCGACCATCATCAACGCACTTGTACCTGGAGCGAGAGCCAGCGTGGGGCACATTTCCCTGGCGCTGGATTCGGGGCGCCACACCACCACCCATGCACGGCTTTACCGTTTGGACGAGGAGAGTTGCGTCATCGACTCTCCTGGCCTTCAGGATTTCGGCCTCGCTCACGTGACCCAAGAGGAATTGGTGCAAGGCTTTCCGGAATTCGCGCCGCATCTGGGGCAATGCCGGTTCACCAACTGCCTGCACCTGACGGAGCCAGGATGCGCGATTACAGCGGACACCTCGTTGAACGCCAAGCGGCTGGGCATTTACCAGAAACTTGTGCGTGAACGGCAAGCCGCGGCTAGCCAACCCAGCGCGCGATCGTAACCATGAGCAATACGATCATCCAGATCACCGTGGCACGCCAGATCAAGCCCACGGTGCTGTCCAGCGCGTCGATATCAGGTTCGTCGCCCATGCCCAGGCCGGGTCTTTCCTCCACCGACGCCAAGCGGCGCAGAGGGCCGCCCAGCTTGACCCCCAAGGCACCCGCGCCGCTCGCCAGAAGCGGTGCATTGAATGGATCGGGCCAGGCGCCCGCCTGGGTTCTCCAACAGTAGAAAGCGTCCTCGAAATTTCCGGCCACGGCAAAACCCGCGGCCGTGATACGCGAAGGCACCCAGTCGAGCCACTTGAAGGCCGTGCCGGCGAAACGCCCCAATTGCGCCAGTTCCGGCTCTTGCCCAGCCCATTCCTCGCGCAAGATGGCGGCGAGGCGGTAGAGCACGGCACCCGCTGGTCCAAAAAACACGGCGAATAGCACCGGGCCGAATACGAACCGGTGTGCCCCGCGCAGGCCCTCTTCTATGGTGAGTTTCGCGACATCGCCATCTTCGATCTCAAAACGCGATTCGTTTCGCCATTGCGAGATCAGATCCTTCGCGCGTTGTCCGTCGCCCGCTTTCAGCGCGCGGGCGATCCCCGTGAAGAAGTGGCTGACCTGGCGAAATCCCGTGGTGAAAAACAAAACGGCGACGAACCATATCCACCCCAGGAAGGGGTTGGCCGCGGCCAAGCCCCACGATAAAACCGATGCCGTTAGCACGGGTGGCAACACGCTCGCACACCAGCTGAGCGCGCCGTGCGACGGACGGCCCGCATTGAGATAGCGGGCGGCACGACCGGCGAACAAGATAAAGCCGCGCACCGCCAAATTGGGGTAAGGATGGGGGCGCGCTTGCTCAAGAAGAAACGCGGCGAGCAACGCGATGAAAGTCATGCCGGCGGGCTATCCAAGGTAACCCAGCCACGCCGCCGCGCAGGCAACATTTAGCTGGTACGTTGCAGTCCCACCAGCAGCTTCCGGTGAGCGCGGATGGCGTCTTCCACTAGGGGCTGCAAGCCGGCTTCCTTGTCGTCCACCATGCGCACGATTTGCTTGCGCATGCGAGGATCCCAGAAGCGCTTCAGGTGATTCGCGATGCCTTCGATGGCCTCGGCCCGGCCAGCTTGCGCGGCGAAGAAGGCACCGATCTGGTTCGCCATCTTGTAGAGGTGCTCGCCATCCATGCGGGCTATACCTTCACGCGTTGCCGCTCATCGAGCAACTTTTCCTGCTGCTCCGAAAAGCTGCGGAAATCCTTCTGCCACTCCGAGGGTTGCGTCACCGGCATCACTTGCACGGCCGTCACCTTGTACTCCGGACAGTTGGTCGCCCAGTCGGAGTTGTCGGTGGTAATGACGTTGGCGCCGGACTCGGGAAAGTGAAAGGTCGTATAGACGACGCCCGGCTGCACGCGCTCGGTGAGCGTGGCGCGCAACACGGTTTCGCCCGCGCGGCTCTTGATGCCCACCCAATCGTCCTGGCGAATGCCGCGCTCCTCGGCATCGTGCGGATGAATCTCCAGCCGGTCCTCGTGGTGCCAGAGATTATTCTGCGTGCGGCGCGTCTGCGCCCCTACGTTGTACTGCGAAAGAATGCGTCCCGTGGTCAGCAGCAACGGATACATGCGCGTGACCTTTTCTTCCGTGGGAACGTACTCGGTGACGATGAACTTGCCCTTGCCACGCACGAATTCCTCGCAGTGCATCACCGGCGTGCCATTGGGTGCGTTATCGTTGCACGGCCACTGCACGCCGCCTAGTTGGTCGATTTTCTCGTAGGTGACGCCGGTGAAGGTTGGTGTCAGACGCGCGATTTCCGCCATGATCTCGGAAGGATGTGTATACGGCATGGGGTAACCCATGGCCTCCGACAAGGCAACGGTCACCTGCCAATCTTCCATCCCGCACAACGATGGCATGACTTTTCGCACGCGCGAAATGCGCCGCTCGGCGTTCGTGAACGTTCCATCCTTTTCCAGGAACGATGACCCAGGGAAGAACACGTGGGCGAACTTCGCGGTCTCGTTCAAGAACAAGTCTTGCACTACAAGACACTCTAGCGCGCTCAACGCCGCGGTGACGTGTTGCGTATCGGGGTCTGACTGCCCCACGTCCTCGCCTTGCACGTAGAGCGCCTTGAAGCTGCCGTCCAGGGAGGCATCGAACATGTTGGGGATGCGCAATCCTGGTTCGTTATCCAGCTTCACACCCCAAGTGGATTCTAACAAGGCGCGCGTGTTGTCGTCGGATACATGCCGGTAACCGGGGAATTCGTGGGGGAAGGAACCCATGTCGCAGGCGCCTTGCACGTTGTTTTGTCCCCGCAGCGGGTTCACGCCCACGCCGGGGCGGCCGATGTTGCCGGTGACCATGGCGAGATTGGCGATGCCCATGACCATGGTGGAACCCTGGCTGTGTTCGGTGACGCCCAAGCCGTAATAGATGGCGCCATTGCCGCCTGTAGCGAACAAGCGCGCGGCCGCGCGAACTTCCTCGGCTGGCACGCCGGTTTCCTTCTCCAGCGCCTCGGGGGAGTTTTTCGCCTGCGCGATGAAGGCATTCCACTTGGCGAATTCCTTCACGTCGCAACGCGCCGCCACGAAATCTTCCTTGGCCAAGCCTTCGGTGACGATCGTATGTGCCAGCGCGTTGATGATGGCCACGTTGGTACCGGGCCGCAATTTCAGGTGATAACTCGCCTCGGCGTGAGGCTGGCGCACCAGATCGATCTTGCGCGGGTCCACGACGATCAGCTTCGCGCCTTCGCGCAGACGGCGCTTCATTTGTGACGAGAACACGGGGTGCGCATCGGTGGGATTGGCGCCGATCACCATGATCACATCGGAATGCATGACCGAATCGAAATCTTGCGTACCCGCCGACTCTCCCAAGGTCTGCTTCAGCCCGTAACCCGTGGGCGAGTGGCACACGCGCGCGCAGGTATCCACGTTGTTGTTGCCGAAAGCGGCCCGCACCAGCTTTTGAACGAGATAGGTTTCTTCGTTAGTGCAGCGCGACGAGGTGATCGCACCCACCGAGGCGCGGCCATACTTCGCCTGGATTCGCTTGAACTCGGAAGCCGTGTGGGCGATGGCCTCGTCCCAACTCACTTCCTTCCATGGATCGGTGATCTTTTCGCGGATCATGGGTTTCTTGATACGGTCCGGATGAGTGGCGTAACCCCAAGCGAAGCGGCCCTTCACGCAGGAGTGCCCATGGTTGGCCTTGCCATTCTTGTCGGGCACCATGCGCACCACCTTGCTGCCCTGCATCTCGGCGCGGAAGGAGCAACCCACTCCGCAGTAGGCACAGGTGGTGACCTTGCTGTGATCGGGCTGGCCCGCGTCCGTGATGGATTTTTCCATGAGTGTGGCCGTGGGGCAGGCCTGTACGCAAGCGCCACAGGACACGCACTCGGAGTCCATGAAACTTTCCTTCTGGCTGGGCGAGATCATGGAGGCAAAGCCGCGCGCATCCACCGTCAAGGCGAAGGTGCCTTGCACCTCCTCGCAGGCGCGCACGCAGCGCGAACACACGATGCACTTGGTGGGGTCGAAGCTGAAGTAGGGGTTGGATTCGTCTTTCTTGGCGGAGAAGTGATTGGCGCCCTCGTAGCCATAGCGCACTTCGCGCAAGCCCACCACGCCGGCCATCTCCTGCAACTCGCAATTGCCGTTGGCGGGGCAGGTCAGGCAATCCAGCGGATGGTCCGAGATGTATAGTTCCATCACGCCCTTGCGGATCTTGGCGAGTTGGTCCGTTTGCGTGCGCACCTTCATGCCTGGCTCCACCAAGGTGGTGCACGAGGCGGGGTAGCCCTTGCGGCCTTCGATCTGTACCAGGCACAAGCGGCAAGAGCCGAAGGCATCCACCATGTCGGTCGCGCACAGCTTCGGGATTTTCACACCGGAATTCATGGCGGCACGCATGACCGAAGTGCCAGCCGGGACGCTCACGGACTTGCCGTCGATCTCCAGGCTCACTTGTTGGGCCGAGCGGCTAGCAGGCGTTCCGAAATCGGTTTCCTTGACTGAATACATACCCCATCTCCTTCCCAGCAAAGCCGGGCCAATCGCTTACTTCCTACTTCTCGAAGTCTCTCTTGAAATGCTCCAGCGCACTCAAGACTGGAAACGGCGTCATCCCCCCCAGAGCACAGAGCGAACCATGCAGCATGGTGGCGCATAGATCCTTGAGAGTCGCGAGGTTCTTCTCCCGCTGCTCGCCCGCGGTAATGCGGTCGATCACCTCGACCCCGCGCGTGGAGCCAATTCTACAGGGCGTGCACTTGCCGCAGGACTCGATGGCGCAAAATTCCATGGCGTAGCGGGCCATGCGCGCCATGTCCACGGTATCGTCAAAAACGACGATCCCGCCATGTCCGATCATCCCTCCCACCTTCGCGAAAGCCTCGTAATCCAACGGCGTATCAAAATGGGATTCCGGCAAATAGGCACCCAAGGGTCCTCCTACCTGCACCGCGCGAATAGGCCTACCCGTTGCGGATCCGCCGCCGTAGTCATAGAGCAGTTCGCGTAAGGTGAGCCCGAATGCCTTTTCGACTAGGCCGCCGCGCTTGATGTTCCCCGCGAGTTGAAAAGGCAGGGTGCCGCGCGAACGCCCCATGCCGAAATCTCGGTAGTAGGCGGCCCCCTTGTCGAAGATGATGGGGAGCGACGCAAAGGTGATCACGTTATTGACGATGGTGGGACAGCCAAACAACCCCTTGATGGCGGGCAGCGGCGGCTTGTAGCGCACCATGCCGCGCTTGCCTTCCAGGCTTTCCAGCAGCGAGGTCTCCTCGCCACAGATATAGGCGCCCGCCCCCATGCGCACTTCGAGATCGAAGCGCTTGCCGCTTCCCAGGATGTCCTCGCCCAGATAGCCGGCGTGCCGGGCATTGGCGATGGCTCCCTCGAAAATACGCTGGGCGTTGGGATATT encodes the following:
- a CDS encoding NADH-quinone oxidoreductase subunit NuoF — protein: MTTTVYVPLDTSALSLGANAVARAIEHEAGKRHVPVRLVRNGSRGMFWLEPMAEVETPAGRVAYGPVSAAGVPSLFDAGFLNGGKHALCLGMTEEIPYLKRQERLCFARVGVTDPLSLADYEAHGGMKGLRNALALTGGKIVAEVTDSGLRGRGGAAFPTGIKWRTVLDAEGDTKFVVCNADEGDSGTFSDRMLMEGDPYCLIEGMTIAGLAVGAHQGYVYLRSEYPNAQRIFEGAIANARHAGYLGEDILGSGKRFDLEVRMGAGAYICGEETSLLESLEGKRGMVRYKPPLPAIKGLFGCPTIVNNVITFASLPIIFDKGAAYYRDFGMGRSRGTLPFQLAGNIKRGGLVEKAFGLTLRELLYDYGGGSATGRPIRAVQVGGPLGAYLPESHFDTPLDYEAFAKVGGMIGHGGIVVFDDTVDMARMARYAMEFCAIESCGKCTPCRIGSTRGVEVIDRITAGEQREKNLATLKDLCATMLHGSLCALGGMTPFPVLSALEHFKRDFEK